The following coding sequences lie in one Dunckerocampus dactyliophorus isolate RoL2022-P2 chromosome 4, RoL_Ddac_1.1, whole genome shotgun sequence genomic window:
- the gp1bb gene encoding platelet glycoprotein Ib beta chain: protein MKELQLLCLLFFGGQGSFACPHPCACHGSQVNCSGRSLTSSWLPSSFPVGTTELHLHGNLLTTLPNGLLDKLTSLRHVSLHGNPWTCDCGVLYLRGWLRGQSSGLLSHLGVNCSSPPGLRGRLVVYLTEEEVLDSCHYWYCDLALASQACLFVFVLVQAALLAAVIVFLRRFERLSKEARRTMEDSLIAGEAIREN, encoded by the coding sequence ATGAAGGAGCTCCAGCTCCTATGTCTGCTCTTCTTTGGAGGTCAAGGGTCATTTGCGTGCCCCCACCCCTGCGCCTGTCATGGCAGCCAAGTTAACTGCAGCGGCAGGTCCCTCACCTCCTCCTGGCTTCCCAGCAGCTTCCCCGTGGGCACCACCGAGCTGCATCTCCATGGCAATCTGCTCACCACGCTCCCAAACGGCCTGCTGGACAAGCTGACCTCCCTCCGTCACGTCTCCCTGCACGGCAACCCGTGGACCTGTGACTGCGGTGTGCTTTACCTGCGAGGTTGGCTTAGAGGCCAGTCCAGCGGGCTCTTATCGCACCTGGGAGTCAACTGCAGCTCCCCTCCTGGATTGAGGGGGAGGTTGGTGGTGTATCTGACCGAGGAGGAGGTCCTGGACTCGTGTCACTACTGGTACTGTGACCTGGCTTTGGCTTCGCAGGCATGCCTCTTTGTGTTTGTGCTAGTGCAGGCTGCACTGCTGGCTGCAGTCATTGTGTTCCTCAGGAGGTTTGAGAGGCTCTCCAAGGAAGCCAGGAGGACCATGGAGGACAGCCTCATAGCTGGGGAGGCCATAAGGGAAAATTAG